A stretch of Myxococcus hansupus DNA encodes these proteins:
- a CDS encoding (2Fe-2S) ferredoxin domain-containing protein — protein sequence MAPPFQRHVFVCTNRRPDGNPKGCCASKGAEEVRTAFREELDKRGMKGRMRANAAGCLDTCSFGVAVVVYPEGTWYGGVKVEDVKEIVEQHLIEGRPVERLLMPFSRKAQQPG from the coding sequence ATGGCACCTCCCTTTCAACGCCACGTCTTCGTCTGCACCAACCGCCGCCCGGATGGGAACCCCAAGGGGTGCTGCGCCAGCAAGGGCGCGGAGGAGGTGCGCACCGCCTTCCGCGAGGAGCTCGACAAGCGCGGCATGAAGGGGCGGATGCGCGCCAACGCGGCGGGCTGCCTGGACACCTGCTCCTTCGGCGTCGCCGTCGTCGTCTATCCCGAGGGCACCTGGTACGGCGGCGTGAAGGTGGAGGACGTGAAGGAAATCGTCGAGCAGCACCTCATCGAAGGGCGCCCCGTGGAGCGGCTGCTGATGCCCTTCTCGCGCAAGGCGCAGCAGCCGGGCTAA
- a CDS encoding glycosyl hydrolase family 18 protein, with protein sequence MRRSWWASGLIATALSVAGCDSEVTTFHEMDRLSAHASALAAEWAAGVSYNVGARVTYQGRLYECRQPHTSQADWTPLAVAALWLDLGPAGSDVDAGTGGNDAGTGGDVTAPTVGMTASTSRITVAGPLSLTATATDNVGVTRVEILENGSVVASGTSFSRAFTGWEQNGTYVYSVRAYDAAGNMGTTSVTVVVEIQGGPPPGGKKIVGYFTAWGIYARNYHVSNVPPSKLTHINYAFSNITPDGRCVLGDPYADIDKGAGWPGEWDPGALRGNFRAFKELKRTNPHLKLLISVGGWSWSTHFSTVASSAASRAAFVKSCVDLYIRGQYPGVTPANGEGVFDGIDIDWEYPVGGGLPGNSNSPADKRNYTLLMQEFRSQLNAVTAQTGRPYLLTIATGASPDLLENKQETKNLADVLDWINVMSYDYHGAFEPTTNFHSALNRVTGDPGAAVGFYTDGSVAKMLQLGVPPAKIVVGVPFYGRGWGRVPNANNGLFQSGVPINGTWDDGSSGPTGVFDFKDIKNRFERAGSGYTKFFHPEAKQAFVYSPATGIWIGYDDAQSMSAKADYILSKNLGGAMFWELSGDDGSLLDTLAQKLR encoded by the coding sequence ATGCGTCGCAGTTGGTGGGCCTCTGGCCTGATCGCCACCGCCTTGAGCGTGGCTGGCTGTGATTCCGAAGTCACGACGTTCCACGAGATGGACCGGCTGTCGGCCCACGCGTCCGCGCTGGCCGCGGAGTGGGCCGCGGGCGTCTCGTACAACGTGGGGGCTCGTGTCACGTATCAGGGCCGGCTCTACGAGTGCCGTCAGCCGCACACGTCCCAGGCGGACTGGACGCCGCTGGCGGTGGCGGCGCTGTGGTTGGACCTGGGCCCCGCGGGCAGTGACGTCGACGCCGGCACGGGTGGCAACGACGCGGGCACGGGCGGGGATGTCACCGCGCCCACCGTGGGGATGACCGCGAGCACCTCGCGCATCACCGTGGCCGGGCCGCTGTCACTCACCGCCACGGCGACGGACAACGTGGGCGTGACGCGGGTGGAGATTCTGGAGAACGGCTCCGTCGTCGCCTCCGGGACGTCGTTCAGCCGGGCCTTCACGGGATGGGAGCAGAACGGGACGTACGTCTACTCGGTGCGCGCCTATGACGCCGCGGGCAACATGGGGACCACGTCGGTCACCGTGGTCGTCGAGATTCAGGGTGGGCCGCCGCCGGGTGGCAAGAAGATCGTCGGCTACTTCACCGCGTGGGGCATCTACGCGCGCAACTACCACGTGTCCAACGTGCCGCCGTCGAAGCTCACGCACATCAACTACGCCTTCTCCAACATCACGCCGGATGGGCGCTGCGTCCTGGGGGACCCGTACGCGGACATCGACAAGGGGGCCGGCTGGCCGGGTGAGTGGGACCCCGGCGCGCTGCGCGGCAACTTCCGCGCGTTCAAGGAACTGAAGCGGACGAACCCGCACCTGAAGCTGCTCATCTCCGTGGGCGGCTGGTCCTGGTCCACGCACTTCTCCACCGTGGCTTCCAGCGCCGCCTCGCGCGCGGCGTTCGTGAAGTCCTGCGTGGACCTCTACATCCGGGGGCAGTACCCGGGCGTGACGCCCGCCAATGGCGAGGGCGTCTTCGACGGCATCGACATCGACTGGGAGTACCCCGTGGGGGGCGGCCTGCCGGGCAACAGCAACAGCCCCGCGGACAAGCGGAACTACACGCTGCTGATGCAGGAGTTCCGCAGCCAGCTCAACGCCGTCACCGCGCAGACGGGCCGGCCGTACCTGCTCACCATCGCCACGGGGGCGTCGCCCGACCTGCTGGAGAACAAGCAGGAGACGAAGAACCTGGCCGACGTGCTCGATTGGATCAACGTGATGTCCTACGACTACCACGGTGCTTTCGAGCCCACGACGAACTTCCATTCGGCGCTCAACCGCGTCACGGGAGACCCGGGCGCCGCCGTGGGCTTCTACACGGATGGCTCGGTGGCGAAGATGCTCCAATTGGGCGTGCCGCCCGCGAAGATTGTCGTCGGCGTGCCCTTCTACGGCCGGGGCTGGGGCCGCGTGCCCAACGCGAACAACGGCCTGTTCCAGTCCGGTGTCCCCATCAATGGCACCTGGGATGACGGCTCGTCCGGACCCACGGGCGTGTTCGACTTCAAGGACATCAAGAACCGCTTCGAGCGCGCCGGTTCCGGTTACACCAAGTTCTTCCACCCGGAGGCGAAGCAGGCCTTCGTGTACAGCCCGGCCACGGGCATCTGGATTGGTTACGACGACGCGCAGAGCATGAGCGCCAAGGCGGACTACATCCTGAGCAAGAACCTGGGCGGCGCGATGTTCTGGGAGCTGAGCGGGGATGACGGCTCGCTGCTGGATACGTTGGCCCAGAAGCTGCGCTGA
- a CDS encoding glycosyltransferase family 4 protein, translated as MWYAVAVAHVLLDLRMVRGRLHGIARYALELARRMPALAPDLRFSALVPPEGLTPGLGALTPRMPLHRSLARFLSPLEQPALTADLVRLAPDAFHATSFSLPLFWSGRLVATLHDANHLALADQYSPAQALYYRAVVGPRARRATALITVSEFSRDEIARYLDLSPYRLQVIHNGVEARFQPPTQAEASEFRARHELPARYVAAVGNAKRFKNLGLLKDFAAELPVPVVLLAGKGAVAHELGLHENVLDLEELSEDEMPVFYGAASALLLPSRYEGFGLPALEAMATGCPVLASDTTALPEVVGNAALKLSPDDAPAWRDATLRVLRDDVLRRELVELGRERVAHFNWDDCARRTLAVYRRALEAPSPGGARGR; from the coding sequence GTGTGGTACGCGGTGGCCGTGGCTCACGTCCTCCTCGACCTGCGCATGGTGCGCGGCCGGCTGCATGGGATTGCCCGGTACGCCCTGGAGCTGGCGCGGCGGATGCCGGCGCTCGCTCCCGATTTGCGCTTCTCCGCCCTGGTGCCCCCCGAAGGGCTCACGCCGGGGCTGGGCGCGCTCACGCCGCGCATGCCGCTGCACCGCTCCCTGGCGCGGTTTCTGTCCCCCCTTGAACAGCCGGCGCTCACCGCGGACCTCGTCCGGCTGGCCCCGGACGCGTTCCACGCCACGTCGTTCTCCCTGCCCCTGTTCTGGAGCGGGCGCCTGGTCGCCACGCTCCATGACGCCAACCACCTGGCCCTCGCGGACCAGTACTCCCCCGCGCAGGCGCTCTACTACCGCGCGGTGGTGGGGCCCCGGGCGCGGCGGGCCACGGCGCTCATCACCGTGTCCGAGTTCTCGCGCGATGAAATCGCCCGGTACCTGGACCTGTCGCCCTACCGGCTCCAGGTGATTCACAACGGCGTGGAGGCCCGCTTCCAGCCGCCCACGCAGGCGGAAGCCTCCGAGTTCCGGGCCCGCCACGAGCTGCCGGCGCGCTACGTGGCCGCGGTGGGCAACGCGAAGCGGTTCAAGAACCTGGGTCTGCTCAAGGACTTCGCCGCGGAGCTCCCGGTGCCCGTGGTGCTGCTGGCGGGCAAGGGCGCGGTGGCGCACGAGCTGGGGCTGCACGAGAACGTGCTCGATTTGGAGGAGCTGTCCGAGGACGAGATGCCGGTGTTCTACGGCGCGGCGTCCGCGCTGCTGCTGCCGTCCCGATACGAAGGCTTCGGCCTTCCCGCGCTGGAGGCCATGGCCACGGGTTGCCCGGTGCTGGCGTCGGACACCACCGCCCTGCCCGAGGTGGTGGGCAACGCGGCGCTGAAGCTGTCCCCCGATGACGCGCCAGCCTGGCGGGACGCGACGCTGCGCGTGCTGCGGGACGACGTGCTCCGCCGCGAGCTGGTGGAGCTGGGCCGGGAGCGCGTGGCGCACTTCAACTGGGACGACTGTGCCCGCCGCACGCTCGCCGTGTACCGGCGGGCCTTGGAAGCACCGTCGCCCGGGGGCGCGCGCGGCCGGTAG
- a CDS encoding glycosyltransferase, which produces MKVALVHDWLVTHRGGERVLDALCEVLPDADIYTLVHKPGSQSPAIESRRIYTSFLQHIPGIHARYRHFLPLMPSAIEALRLQGRYDLVLSSSHCVAKGLRTPPGTPHLSYVHAPMRYMWDLFDDYFGPGRARLPVRAAAHAVRPWLRRWDRQTAAGVTRFIANSRHIASKVQRFWGREAAVIHPPVALERFAQVPLEGGGQGGYFLWLGAFAPYKRLDIALEAFRELDAPLWVVGTGQEASRLGARRLPDNIRFLGNVSDEALPALYRDARALIFTPEEDFGITPLESQATGRPVIAYGKGGALETVTEHTGVFFSEQTPAALAAAVRRFDVWEASFRPDAARAQAERFSRAAFQSAMLREMEQLVRGVLPESPESPSGL; this is translated from the coding sequence GTGAAGGTCGCCCTGGTCCACGATTGGCTCGTCACCCACCGCGGAGGCGAGCGCGTCCTCGATGCGCTCTGCGAGGTGCTTCCGGATGCGGACATCTACACGCTCGTCCACAAGCCCGGCTCCCAGTCGCCGGCCATCGAGTCGCGCCGCATCTACACGTCCTTCCTCCAGCACATCCCCGGCATCCACGCGCGCTACCGGCACTTCCTGCCGCTGATGCCGAGCGCCATCGAGGCGCTCCGCCTCCAGGGCCGCTATGACCTGGTCCTGTCGTCCAGTCACTGCGTGGCCAAGGGCCTGCGCACCCCGCCGGGCACGCCGCACCTGAGCTACGTGCACGCGCCCATGCGTTACATGTGGGACCTGTTCGACGACTACTTCGGACCGGGTCGCGCGCGCCTCCCGGTGCGCGCCGCGGCGCACGCGGTGCGGCCCTGGCTGCGGCGGTGGGACCGCCAGACGGCCGCGGGCGTGACGCGGTTCATCGCCAACAGCCGGCACATCGCCTCGAAGGTGCAGCGCTTCTGGGGCCGCGAGGCCGCCGTCATCCACCCGCCGGTGGCGCTGGAGCGCTTCGCCCAGGTGCCGTTGGAGGGCGGCGGGCAGGGGGGCTACTTCCTCTGGCTGGGCGCCTTCGCGCCCTACAAGCGATTGGACATCGCGCTGGAAGCTTTCCGGGAGCTCGATGCACCCCTCTGGGTCGTGGGGACGGGGCAGGAGGCTTCCCGGCTGGGTGCCCGGCGGCTGCCTGACAACATCCGGTTCCTCGGCAACGTGTCGGACGAGGCGCTGCCCGCGCTGTACCGGGACGCGCGCGCGCTCATCTTCACGCCCGAAGAGGACTTCGGCATCACCCCGCTGGAGTCACAGGCGACGGGGCGTCCCGTCATCGCGTACGGGAAGGGCGGCGCGCTCGAGACGGTGACTGAGCACACCGGAGTTTTCTTCTCCGAACAGACGCCCGCCGCGCTCGCCGCCGCCGTGCGCCGCTTCGATGTTTGGGAAGCAAGCTTCCGTCCTGACGCCGCGCGGGCCCAGGCGGAGCGCTTCAGTCGCGCGGCGTTTCAAAGTGCGATGCTTCGAGAGATGGAGCAGCTCGTCCGAGGGGTGTTGCCAGAATCCCCGGAGTCTCCTTCGGGACTGTGA
- a CDS encoding vitamin B12-dependent ribonucleotide reductase: MDKELSSKSTVNGKARRTPARKARAATTAGLTVERFFTTPGVDPADELAWEYRSASITGEDGKAVFEQKNIEVPKSWSMLATNVVASKYFRGTPGTPERESSVRQLVARVVDTLTRWGVEGGYFTRDTDREAFHAELTHLLLRQKASFNSPVWFNVGVEAQPQCSACFINSVEDNMESILTLARTEGMLFKYGSGTGSNLSTIRGSKELLAGGGTASGPVSFMRGFDAFAGVIKSGGKTRRAAKMVILNADHPDILEFIRCKSSEEKKAWALIEAGYDPSFNGEAYSSVFFQNSNNSVRVTDDFMKAVVNDGPWTTRTVREGLPLDTHQAKDLFRELAEAAHLCGDPGMQFDTTVNSWHTCSGTARINASNPCSEYMFLDDSACNLASLNLMHFRTIDGDFDVTAFRHAVDILLMAQEIIVGNSRYPTERIEKNSHDYRPLGLGYANLGALLMATGLPYDSAEGRNYAAAITSLMCGEAYAMSARLAEKQGPFAGYAKNAEPMLSVMRKHRKAAYHVAPEGVSTALYEAQKDAWDRALALGETHGYRNSQVTVLAPTGTIGFMMDCDTTGIEPDIALIKYKKLVGGGMLKIVNQTVPLALEKLGYRQTQAQDIISHLDKQDTIEGAPHLKAEHLPVFDCAFKPAQGERSIHWMGHIQMMEACQPFLSGAISKTVNMPSDATVEDIEKAYLEAWKRGLKAIAVYRDGCKRTQPLNTAKDSAKDTRAAKATVAPEPAPAVQPEPRAVRRRLPDERRSITHKFSIGGHEGYLTVGMYEDGLPGELFIVMAKEGSVVSGLMDSFATSVSMALQYGVPLKVLVDKLSHTRFEPSGFTGNPDIPIAKSITDYIFRWLELKFLPSGEEDAVLDRVDVRASREALPAQTAPVQQLPAASSSKRSTWLNQADAPPCHTCGAIMVRSGACYKCSNCGATSGCS, encoded by the coding sequence ATGGATAAAGAGCTGAGCTCGAAGTCCACGGTGAATGGGAAGGCGCGGCGGACGCCGGCGCGCAAGGCGCGTGCTGCGACGACGGCGGGCCTGACGGTGGAGCGCTTCTTCACGACGCCGGGCGTGGACCCCGCGGACGAGCTGGCGTGGGAGTACCGCAGCGCCAGCATCACTGGCGAGGACGGCAAGGCCGTCTTCGAGCAGAAGAACATCGAGGTGCCGAAGTCCTGGTCGATGCTGGCGACCAACGTCGTCGCGTCGAAGTACTTCCGCGGCACGCCCGGCACCCCGGAGCGTGAGTCGAGCGTGCGTCAGCTCGTCGCCCGCGTGGTGGACACCCTCACCCGCTGGGGTGTGGAAGGCGGCTACTTCACCCGCGACACCGACCGCGAGGCGTTCCACGCGGAGCTGACGCACCTGCTGCTCCGGCAGAAGGCGTCCTTCAACTCGCCCGTGTGGTTCAACGTCGGCGTCGAGGCGCAGCCGCAGTGCTCCGCGTGTTTCATCAACAGCGTGGAGGACAACATGGAGTCCATCCTCACGCTGGCGCGCACGGAGGGCATGCTCTTCAAGTACGGCAGTGGCACGGGCAGCAACCTGTCCACCATCCGCGGCAGCAAGGAGCTGCTGGCGGGCGGCGGCACCGCGTCCGGCCCGGTGTCGTTCATGCGCGGCTTCGACGCCTTCGCCGGCGTTATCAAGAGCGGCGGCAAGACGCGCCGCGCGGCGAAGATGGTCATCCTCAACGCCGACCATCCGGACATCCTCGAGTTCATCCGCTGCAAGTCGAGCGAGGAGAAGAAGGCCTGGGCGCTCATCGAGGCCGGGTATGACCCGTCCTTCAACGGCGAGGCGTACTCGTCGGTGTTCTTCCAGAACTCGAACAACTCGGTGCGCGTCACCGACGACTTCATGAAGGCCGTGGTCAACGACGGCCCGTGGACCACGCGCACGGTGCGCGAGGGCCTGCCCCTGGACACGCACCAGGCGAAGGACCTGTTCCGGGAGCTCGCCGAGGCCGCGCACCTGTGCGGCGACCCGGGCATGCAGTTCGACACCACGGTGAACAGTTGGCACACGTGCTCGGGCACGGCGCGCATCAACGCGTCCAACCCCTGCTCGGAGTACATGTTCCTGGACGACTCGGCCTGCAACCTGGCGTCCCTGAACCTGATGCACTTCCGCACCATCGACGGCGACTTCGACGTGACGGCGTTCCGCCACGCGGTCGACATCCTACTGATGGCGCAGGAAATCATCGTGGGCAACTCGCGCTACCCCACTGAGCGCATCGAGAAGAACAGCCACGACTACCGCCCGCTGGGCCTGGGTTACGCCAACCTGGGCGCGCTGCTGATGGCCACGGGCCTGCCCTACGACTCGGCCGAGGGCCGCAACTACGCGGCGGCCATCACCTCGCTGATGTGCGGTGAGGCGTACGCGATGAGCGCGCGGCTGGCGGAGAAGCAGGGCCCCTTCGCGGGCTACGCGAAGAACGCCGAGCCGATGCTGAGCGTCATGCGCAAGCACCGCAAGGCGGCGTACCACGTCGCCCCGGAAGGCGTGAGCACCGCGCTGTACGAAGCGCAGAAGGACGCCTGGGACCGCGCGCTCGCGCTCGGTGAGACACACGGCTACCGGAACAGCCAGGTGACGGTGCTGGCGCCCACGGGGACCATCGGCTTCATGATGGACTGCGACACCACCGGCATCGAGCCGGACATCGCGCTCATCAAGTACAAGAAGCTGGTGGGCGGCGGGATGCTGAAGATCGTCAACCAGACGGTGCCGCTCGCGCTGGAGAAGCTCGGGTACCGGCAGACGCAGGCCCAGGACATCATCAGCCACCTGGACAAGCAGGACACCATCGAGGGCGCGCCGCACCTCAAGGCCGAGCACCTGCCGGTGTTCGACTGCGCCTTCAAGCCGGCCCAGGGTGAGCGCAGCATCCACTGGATGGGCCACATCCAGATGATGGAGGCCTGCCAGCCGTTCCTCTCCGGCGCCATCTCCAAGACGGTGAACATGCCGTCCGACGCGACGGTGGAGGACATCGAGAAGGCGTACCTGGAGGCGTGGAAGCGCGGCCTCAAGGCGATTGCCGTCTACCGCGATGGCTGCAAGCGCACCCAGCCGCTCAACACGGCCAAGGACTCGGCGAAGGACACCCGCGCGGCCAAGGCCACCGTGGCCCCCGAGCCCGCCCCCGCCGTCCAGCCGGAGCCCCGCGCGGTCCGCCGGCGCCTGCCGGACGAGCGCCGCTCCATCACGCACAAGTTCTCCATCGGCGGCCACGAGGGCTACCTGACGGTGGGCATGTACGAGGACGGCCTGCCGGGTGAGCTCTTCATCGTCATGGCGAAGGAAGGCTCGGTGGTCAGCGGGTTGATGGACAGCTTCGCCACCAGCGTGTCCATGGCGCTCCAGTACGGCGTGCCGCTCAAGGTGCTGGTCGACAAGCTCAGCCACACGCGCTTCGAGCCCAGTGGCTTCACCGGCAACCCGGACATCCCCATCGCCAAGTCCATCACCGACTACATCTTCCGGTGGCTGGAGTTGAAGTTCCTGCCGAGCGGGGAAGAGGACGCCGTGCTGGACCGCGTGGACGTCCGTGCCTCACGAGAGGCCCTGCCCGCTCAGACGGCGCCGGTGCAGCAGCTTCCGGCGGCTTCTTCGTCGAAGCGCTCCACCTGGCTCAATCAGGCGGACGCGCCGCCGTGCCACACCTGCGGCGCCATCATGGTGCGCAGTGGTGCCTGCTACAAATGCAGCAACTGCGGCGCGACCAGCGGTTGCAGCTAA
- a CDS encoding trypsin-like serine peptidase produces MKRFPLACLVTALVGSAPTALASETVCQQAAPSSESQRATKVGEDVFRRFESAHPYATTQIRASDGPVHTDVITHPGAAYIAPHFERLDLEAGDFVVVRSPDGTRAWKYDNSHPGARSGFWAIHIPGDTAIIELHSQDSVNRRGILNKHGYSIDRFARGYSNEEMGLSDDKALCGPDDTQWAPCYASSEPTIYGRSRPVARLLINGSGACTGWLVGSEGHLMTNQHCVGSASEALNTSYEFMAEGASCATSCASWFGCPGNVIAGGTLVKVDTPRDYALIRLSQNPVNTYGYLQLRASGAVVNERIFLPQHPAGHGKKIAVRSSHAQDQSGFAEIFNLNAPACQSGGPNDVGYYADTQGGSSGSPVIGHADNLVVALHHCANCPNRGVPIQSVISHLGTDLPQCALPAAGCPDTNGNGEPPPPPPPPPPPPPPPPSNPFPYDATNTNSAQQNTTSYTLALTAGQELTIATCGLTGASFTGDTYLRLRDVQGTQVAFNDDACNGRGSSISYTVATSGDYVIHAGCFSSGACSGRVAWTTSGGGSEPDPTSGSFTFQASSTNSAQQGTTTRDVNIAAGRRITVATCGVTGASYTGDTYLRLFNGATQAAFNDDACGSDNRGSSLTYTAPTATTLQIRAGCYSNTSCSGTVVWNIQ; encoded by the coding sequence ATGAAACGATTCCCACTCGCATGTCTCGTCACAGCATTGGTCGGCAGTGCCCCCACGGCCCTGGCCTCGGAAACGGTGTGCCAGCAGGCCGCGCCGTCCTCCGAATCCCAGCGGGCCACCAAGGTGGGCGAGGACGTCTTCCGCCGCTTCGAATCGGCGCACCCCTACGCCACCACGCAGATTCGCGCCTCGGACGGCCCGGTCCACACGGACGTCATCACCCATCCCGGAGCGGCGTACATCGCGCCGCACTTCGAGCGCCTCGACCTGGAGGCCGGTGACTTCGTGGTGGTGCGCTCGCCGGATGGCACGCGCGCCTGGAAGTACGACAACTCGCACCCCGGCGCCCGGAGCGGCTTCTGGGCCATCCACATCCCCGGCGACACGGCCATCATCGAGCTGCACAGCCAGGACAGCGTCAACCGCCGCGGCATCCTCAACAAGCACGGCTACTCCATTGACCGCTTCGCCCGCGGCTACTCCAACGAGGAGATGGGCCTGTCCGACGACAAGGCGCTGTGCGGCCCGGACGACACCCAGTGGGCGCCCTGCTACGCCTCCAGCGAGCCCACCATCTACGGACGCTCCCGCCCCGTGGCGCGCCTGCTCATCAACGGCTCCGGCGCCTGCACCGGCTGGCTCGTGGGCAGCGAAGGCCACCTGATGACCAACCAGCACTGCGTTGGCTCGGCCAGCGAGGCGCTGAACACCAGCTATGAGTTCATGGCGGAAGGCGCGAGCTGTGCCACGAGCTGCGCGAGCTGGTTCGGCTGCCCGGGCAACGTCATCGCGGGCGGCACCCTGGTGAAGGTGGACACGCCCCGCGACTACGCGCTCATCCGGCTGTCCCAGAACCCCGTCAACACCTACGGCTATCTGCAGTTGCGCGCCTCCGGCGCCGTGGTGAACGAGCGCATCTTCCTGCCGCAGCACCCGGCGGGCCACGGCAAGAAGATCGCCGTGCGCTCCTCGCATGCGCAGGACCAGTCCGGCTTCGCGGAGATCTTCAACCTCAACGCGCCGGCCTGCCAGTCCGGTGGCCCCAACGACGTGGGCTACTACGCGGACACGCAGGGCGGCTCGTCGGGCTCGCCCGTCATCGGCCACGCGGACAACCTGGTGGTGGCCCTGCACCACTGCGCCAACTGCCCCAACCGCGGCGTCCCCATCCAGTCCGTCATCAGCCACCTGGGCACCGACCTGCCCCAGTGCGCGCTGCCCGCCGCCGGCTGCCCGGACACGAACGGCAACGGTGAGCCGCCGCCGCCCCCGCCGCCGCCTCCTCCGCCCCCGCCGCCGCCGCCCAGCAACCCGTTCCCCTACGACGCCACCAACACCAACAGCGCCCAGCAGAACACCACCAGCTACACCCTCGCGCTGACGGCGGGCCAGGAGCTCACCATCGCCACCTGCGGGCTCACGGGAGCGTCCTTCACGGGGGACACGTACCTGCGCCTGCGTGACGTCCAAGGCACCCAGGTCGCCTTCAACGATGACGCCTGCAACGGCCGCGGCTCCAGCATCAGCTACACCGTGGCGACCAGCGGCGACTATGTGATTCACGCGGGCTGCTTCTCCAGCGGCGCCTGCTCCGGCCGGGTCGCCTGGACGACCTCTGGCGGCGGCTCCGAGCCCGACCCCACCAGCGGCAGCTTCACCTTCCAGGCCAGCAGCACCAACAGCGCCCAGCAAGGCACCACCACCCGCGACGTGAACATCGCCGCGGGACGGCGCATCACCGTGGCCACCTGCGGTGTGACGGGGGCCAGCTACACGGGTGACACCTACCTCCGGCTCTTCAACGGCGCCACGCAGGCGGCCTTCAACGATGACGCGTGCGGCAGCGACAATCGGGGCTCCAGCCTGACGTACACCGCGCCCACGGCCACCACCCTGCAGATTCGCGCCGGCTGCTACAGCAACACCTCGTGCTCCGGCACGGTGGTGTGGAACATCCAGTAG
- a CDS encoding general secretion pathway protein GspE, whose product MTPVDEAGGAQTPASNAAVELSATEAAEKVVPTAASDVAEGAPIQSVPAAVQGEVAHPVSDSEAAKVLAESAYEAAQHSPVSEPRSDASVTEDAPPPQDEATATLSTDTASSSLAPSPDDNTPAVLEAPPELAAAAVSDASASTPDGATRPGESWSVIAVSSVDSTESTAPRPAYSDLHLDVEVTQPFGVRLESTDVEDAESSTEAPDDAQGPADAPTTPLKPRGFVVAEHGALLTTPVAPVIEHDLQAGAGASITGEVPSTPRAPIELDDLSGTSDEPMQLASTWEFVGWQGGDDTGSIGHTPETTWADRVVDLEGPAVAPAATEMPLASAWDFIQQPWQPQAQEPAEVITALLATAASASTEVPPGAPAVTAEQVLTALDAVNTQGTLGKVVLAYCAGRFQRAFLLGESLGLARVGHAWGPGSESEAVAGLKVDLEAPSLLLAAMSSTGPSVFTAPACAQDEAIFAALGGTNASHLAVIAIRNQGHAVAFIVADHGPEPVSTPALDELTRVAEKASDAFARLPTARRG is encoded by the coding sequence ATGACTCCGGTCGACGAAGCGGGGGGCGCGCAAACGCCTGCCTCCAACGCGGCTGTTGAACTGAGCGCTACGGAAGCCGCCGAGAAGGTCGTGCCCACCGCCGCGAGCGACGTGGCCGAGGGGGCACCCATCCAGAGCGTACCGGCCGCCGTGCAGGGGGAAGTCGCTCACCCGGTCAGCGATTCCGAAGCCGCCAAGGTCCTTGCTGAAAGCGCGTACGAGGCGGCTCAGCACTCGCCAGTCTCGGAGCCTCGGAGCGACGCCTCCGTCACCGAAGACGCACCACCGCCTCAGGACGAAGCAACGGCGACGCTGTCCACCGACACGGCGTCTTCCTCGCTCGCCCCGTCGCCTGACGACAACACGCCGGCCGTTCTCGAAGCCCCTCCCGAACTCGCAGCCGCCGCCGTCTCGGACGCTTCTGCCTCGACGCCCGACGGAGCGACGCGGCCCGGAGAATCCTGGTCGGTCATCGCCGTATCGAGCGTGGACAGCACCGAATCCACAGCGCCGAGACCCGCGTACAGCGACCTCCATCTGGACGTCGAAGTCACGCAGCCCTTCGGCGTGCGCTTGGAGAGCACGGACGTCGAAGACGCGGAGTCCTCCACGGAGGCGCCCGACGACGCGCAGGGCCCGGCCGACGCACCGACAACGCCGCTCAAGCCACGCGGCTTCGTCGTCGCGGAGCACGGCGCTTTGCTCACCACGCCTGTTGCGCCTGTCATCGAGCACGACCTCCAGGCCGGCGCTGGCGCCTCCATCACGGGAGAGGTGCCATCCACGCCACGCGCGCCCATCGAACTGGACGACCTGTCCGGAACCTCCGACGAACCGATGCAGCTCGCGTCGACGTGGGAGTTCGTCGGTTGGCAGGGCGGGGACGACACGGGCTCCATTGGTCACACGCCGGAGACGACGTGGGCGGACCGGGTGGTGGACCTCGAGGGGCCCGCGGTCGCGCCAGCGGCCACGGAGATGCCCCTGGCCTCCGCCTGGGACTTCATTCAGCAGCCGTGGCAGCCCCAGGCGCAGGAGCCCGCGGAGGTCATCACCGCGCTCCTCGCGACCGCGGCCAGCGCTTCCACGGAGGTGCCTCCAGGCGCGCCGGCCGTGACGGCCGAGCAGGTCCTCACGGCGCTCGACGCGGTGAATACGCAGGGCACGCTCGGCAAGGTGGTCCTGGCGTACTGCGCGGGCCGCTTCCAGCGCGCCTTCCTCCTCGGCGAAAGCCTGGGACTCGCGCGCGTGGGGCACGCCTGGGGACCCGGCAGTGAGAGCGAGGCGGTCGCCGGCCTGAAGGTCGACCTTGAGGCGCCGTCGCTGCTCCTGGCGGCGATGTCCTCCACGGGCCCCAGCGTCTTCACCGCGCCGGCATGCGCCCAGGACGAGGCCATCTTCGCCGCGCTGGGCGGCACCAACGCCTCGCATCTGGCGGTCATCGCCATCCGGAACCAGGGGCACGCGGTGGCGTTCATCGTCGCGGACCACGGCCCGGAACCGGTGTCCACGCCGGCCCTCGACGAGCTCACCCGCGTCGCGGAGAAGGCCTCCGATGCCTTCGCCCGGCTCCCAACGGCCCGCCGCGGCTGA